One window of the Pseudarthrobacter sp. ATCC 49987 genome contains the following:
- a CDS encoding FecCD family ABC transporter permease, whose amino-acid sequence MLDRTGILALAVVALFAASVLLGSYTVTIPDFFRILAAHLTGGEKIPGASFIVMEHKLPRAVVGTLIGAAFGLSGALFQTMLRNPLASPDVIGISYGASAAAVTAIVVFGASGATVSGAAFAGALGVAALIYGISRSGSLGSGGQRGDAAGGRLILAGVGIAAALHAVVSFLMTRADIRTAAEVLIWLNGSLNSANWDRAGVLGLALIVLIPAVAVLAGPLRILELGDDTAAGLGVRVGAARLGIVVTAVGLAAAATAAAGPVAFVAFLAGPIARRFVRRASLPVSALAGVVIVLAADYFAANIAPLLLDGTVLPVGVVTGALGAPFLIWLLVTSNRKDA is encoded by the coding sequence GTGCTCGACCGCACGGGCATCCTGGCGCTTGCCGTCGTGGCGCTCTTCGCCGCCAGTGTGCTCCTGGGCAGCTACACCGTCACCATCCCCGACTTCTTCCGGATCCTGGCCGCGCACCTAACCGGCGGGGAGAAGATCCCCGGCGCAAGTTTCATCGTGATGGAGCACAAGCTGCCGCGCGCCGTCGTGGGGACGCTGATCGGAGCCGCCTTCGGGCTGTCCGGTGCGCTGTTCCAGACCATGCTCCGCAACCCCCTTGCCAGCCCGGACGTGATCGGCATCAGCTACGGGGCCAGCGCCGCGGCCGTGACGGCGATTGTCGTCTTCGGCGCATCCGGTGCCACCGTCTCGGGCGCTGCCTTCGCCGGGGCGCTGGGCGTGGCCGCCCTGATCTATGGCATCTCCCGCAGCGGATCCCTGGGCTCCGGCGGACAGCGGGGCGACGCCGCCGGCGGCCGGCTGATCCTGGCCGGCGTGGGCATCGCCGCGGCCCTTCATGCCGTGGTCAGTTTCCTGATGACCCGGGCGGACATCCGCACCGCTGCCGAGGTCCTGATCTGGCTGAACGGCTCGCTCAACTCCGCGAACTGGGACCGGGCCGGAGTCCTCGGCCTCGCACTGATCGTCCTGATTCCTGCTGTCGCCGTCCTCGCCGGCCCGCTGCGCATCCTCGAACTTGGCGACGACACCGCCGCGGGGCTCGGCGTGCGGGTCGGTGCGGCCCGGCTGGGTATCGTGGTCACCGCCGTCGGGCTTGCCGCCGCGGCGACGGCCGCAGCAGGGCCGGTGGCGTTCGTCGCGTTCCTCGCCGGGCCCATCGCCCGTCGGTTTGTCCGCAGGGCGAGCCTGCCGGTGTCTGCCCTGGCCGGTGTGGTGATCGTCCTGGCCGCCGACTACTTCGCCGCCAATATCGCACCGCTGCTGCTGGACGGAACTGTCCTGCCGGTCGGAGTGGTCACGGGCGCCCTCGGTGCCCCGTTCCTGATCTGGCTGCTCGTCACCTCCAACCGAAAGGACGCCTGA
- a CDS encoding iron-siderophore ABC transporter substrate-binding protein, whose protein sequence is MPLPTPSPAVPTRRFLHAAGQATAVLAAVALSLTACSTGPASSTAADAPSQPASSAFPVTIKHVFGETTIKEQPTRVVTVSWVNDDVAIALGVVPVGVPKNEWGGNGQGSTPWKDAALEALGAGFGSAKAPAQFSETDGVNFTEIAKLNPDVILGAYSGLTEEDYKKLSEIAPVVAHPEIAYGTSWQDSTAIIGKALGKDAEATKLVADTEATIKDKVSKYPQIAGKSFIYGNLEPASADGVNVYTANDNRPRFLTEIGMKLAPVVEDNSKGSTEFFIPWSAEKANELESDIFVTWVPDAATTDSIKTDPLLGQIPAIKKGTLVADPDNTLTLSISASSPLSLPWSLDTFLPQLAIAADKVPAAVK, encoded by the coding sequence ATGCCTCTCCCTACCCCGAGCCCTGCCGTGCCCACGCGCCGCTTCCTCCACGCCGCCGGCCAGGCAACTGCCGTCCTGGCCGCCGTCGCACTCTCCCTGACCGCCTGCTCCACCGGCCCGGCCAGCTCGACGGCGGCGGACGCCCCCAGCCAGCCGGCCAGCTCCGCCTTCCCGGTGACCATCAAGCACGTGTTTGGCGAGACCACCATCAAGGAACAGCCGACGCGGGTCGTCACCGTGTCCTGGGTCAATGACGACGTGGCGATTGCCCTCGGCGTGGTGCCGGTCGGCGTCCCGAAGAACGAATGGGGCGGCAACGGCCAAGGTTCCACCCCGTGGAAGGACGCCGCACTCGAGGCGCTCGGCGCCGGCTTCGGTTCGGCGAAGGCCCCGGCCCAGTTCTCCGAGACCGACGGCGTCAACTTCACCGAGATCGCCAAGCTCAACCCGGACGTCATCCTCGGCGCCTACTCCGGCCTCACGGAGGAGGACTACAAAAAGCTCAGCGAAATCGCCCCCGTCGTGGCCCACCCCGAGATCGCCTACGGAACCTCCTGGCAGGATTCCACCGCCATCATCGGCAAGGCCCTCGGCAAGGACGCCGAAGCCACCAAGCTGGTCGCCGACACTGAGGCCACCATCAAGGACAAGGTCTCCAAGTACCCGCAGATCGCCGGCAAGAGCTTCATCTACGGCAACCTGGAGCCCGCTTCGGCTGACGGGGTCAACGTCTACACCGCCAACGACAACCGCCCCCGATTCCTCACCGAGATCGGCATGAAGCTGGCCCCCGTGGTGGAAGATAATTCCAAGGGCTCCACGGAGTTCTTCATCCCGTGGTCCGCCGAGAAGGCCAACGAACTCGAATCCGACATCTTCGTGACCTGGGTTCCTGACGCAGCCACCACCGATTCCATCAAGACAGACCCGCTGCTGGGCCAGATCCCGGCCATCAAGAAGGGCACCCTGGTTGCCGACCCGGACAACACCCTGACGTTGTCCATCTCGGCGTCGTCGCCGCTGAGCCTGCCGTGGTCGCTGGACACGTTCCTGCCGCAGCTGGCGATTGCAGCGGATAAAGTCCCTGCCGCGGTGAAGTAG
- a CDS encoding FecCD family ABC transporter permease, producing MSPLTTTTAVSAAARPAPETRTTVTIRARGPRALWLLAAVVVLALVTAASLAIGARGLDLGTVWQALTRFDPASGDHAVVHARIPRTVLGLLAGGALGLAGAAMQGVARNPLADPGIIGINAGAALAVVTGIYVFGVSSLTGYIWFAFVGAAAAAVVVYLIASLGRDGATPVKLALAGAALSAGLFSLMNVILVSSRDTLDRFRFWQVGGIAGRDWSVILPALPFLLLGAAIVLATGRILNNLALGDDLARGLGQGVGLTRGVTALGIVLLCGSATALAGPIGFVGLVIPHAVRFLTGPDYRWILPFALVLAPALLLTADVIGRVILLPGEVPAGIMTALVGAPVFVWLVRRSKGTGL from the coding sequence ATGAGCCCCCTTACGACGACGACGGCGGTTTCCGCAGCCGCCCGGCCCGCCCCGGAGACGCGCACGACTGTGACTATCCGTGCCCGGGGACCGCGGGCGCTCTGGCTGCTGGCCGCCGTCGTCGTACTGGCGCTCGTGACCGCTGCGTCCCTCGCCATCGGCGCCCGGGGCCTCGACCTCGGGACCGTCTGGCAGGCGCTGACCCGGTTCGATCCGGCCAGCGGCGACCACGCCGTGGTCCACGCCCGGATTCCCCGGACAGTCCTCGGGCTGCTCGCCGGCGGCGCCCTCGGGCTCGCCGGGGCAGCAATGCAGGGCGTGGCCCGCAACCCCCTCGCGGACCCGGGCATCATCGGAATCAACGCCGGCGCCGCGCTGGCCGTCGTCACGGGAATCTACGTCTTCGGCGTGTCCTCGCTGACCGGGTACATCTGGTTCGCGTTCGTCGGGGCCGCGGCCGCCGCCGTCGTGGTCTACCTGATCGCTTCACTCGGCAGGGACGGCGCGACGCCGGTGAAGCTCGCCCTCGCCGGAGCGGCCCTGAGCGCCGGTCTCTTTTCACTCATGAACGTCATCCTGGTGTCCAGCCGGGACACCCTGGACCGCTTCAGGTTCTGGCAGGTCGGCGGGATCGCCGGGCGCGACTGGTCCGTGATCCTCCCGGCCCTGCCGTTCCTGCTCCTGGGTGCCGCGATAGTGCTCGCCACCGGCCGGATCCTCAACAACCTCGCCCTCGGCGACGACCTCGCCCGCGGCCTGGGCCAAGGTGTCGGGCTGACCCGCGGCGTCACCGCCCTCGGCATCGTCCTGCTCTGCGGCTCGGCCACGGCGCTGGCCGGCCCGATCGGCTTCGTGGGCCTCGTCATTCCGCACGCCGTCCGCTTCCTCACGGGCCCCGACTACCGCTGGATCCTGCCCTTCGCGCTGGTCCTGGCCCCGGCCCTGCTGTTGACCGCCGATGTGATCGGCCGCGTCATCCTGCTTCCGGGCGAAGTCCCCGCCGGGATCATGACCGCGCTCGTCGGTGCGCCGGTATTCGTCTGGCTGGTCCGGCGCAGCAAGGGGACAGGCCTGTGA